A genomic segment from uncultured Desulfuromonas sp. encodes:
- a CDS encoding ATP-binding protein: MLAFVRRQISMKVVLPLIAVLALLMVFFGIYFIRERTGAVETLLFTKARNMVLVGAATMEKILTDALNHGELSHDDLFDTDYQPILNGPLAETDPPRFHTRSDHFFDEQIQDLLDRFVEEDHSVVFAVLVDHNGYAPTHNSHYSKPLSGNKQLDRKANRTKRFFDDAVGLQAAHFLGDEENKVLRQIYRRDTGEVMWDLSAPILIEGQHWGAFRVGLLLAEAEDSIVSMRRTIIVSTLLMLLVTSITLVWMVRRILQPLLRMTQRVEHIADGRIDQNFITDSTDEIGTLVKAFNKMSSQLRQTTVSRDYYDCIVESMREALMIISSEGLIKSANQSTCVLLGYTCDELVDQPVELILPAAWHKGTFDIHEFSSPTLLIDKKDRGCFFLVAKDGKRISVSLSSSPMVDDQGQVQSLIWVAQDISQRREMEKRLQQAFEESWAMAENLEEQNLVLSKSQQKLEEAYAELKASQLIILQQEKMASVGLLAAGMAHEVNNPIGFINSNLNSLRKYLEKMLTYIQAMEELLDQLPDSDQKVAVIQLRKKLKLDFLLDDSRQLIDESLDGTERVRKLVQNLKTFSRADQAEEAKVDLNECLENTISIIWNELKYKVTLNRDYGELPLTLCYAQKMNQVFMNILVNAAHAIEKQGEITIKTRHEKERIHIWITDTGCGIAEENLKRIFEPFFTTKEVGKGTGLGMSIAYEIIEQHQGKISVTSELGKGTTFMIDLPVVE, translated from the coding sequence ATGTTGGCTTTTGTTCGTCGTCAGATTTCTATGAAAGTTGTCCTGCCGCTGATTGCTGTTTTAGCTCTTCTGATGGTTTTTTTCGGCATTTACTTTATTCGTGAGCGGACCGGAGCCGTTGAAACACTGTTGTTTACCAAAGCTCGAAATATGGTGCTGGTTGGCGCTGCCACCATGGAAAAAATTCTTACAGATGCATTGAATCATGGTGAACTAAGCCATGATGATTTATTTGATACCGACTATCAGCCAATCCTCAACGGACCTTTAGCCGAAACTGACCCGCCCAGATTTCACACCCGTTCCGATCATTTCTTTGATGAACAAATTCAGGACCTTCTTGACCGGTTTGTCGAAGAAGATCACTCGGTCGTATTTGCTGTCCTTGTTGATCACAATGGTTATGCTCCGACTCATAACAGCCATTATTCCAAGCCGCTAAGCGGCAATAAACAGTTGGATCGAAAGGCAAATAGGACTAAGCGCTTTTTTGACGATGCGGTGGGGTTGCAAGCCGCTCATTTCCTCGGTGATGAAGAGAACAAAGTCCTTCGTCAGATCTATCGGCGCGATACCGGTGAGGTGATGTGGGATCTGTCCGCACCTATCCTGATTGAGGGACAACATTGGGGTGCTTTTCGTGTCGGATTGCTTCTGGCTGAAGCGGAGGACTCCATTGTTTCGATGCGTAGAACCATCATTGTGTCAACACTGTTGATGTTGCTGGTGACATCGATCACTCTGGTCTGGATGGTACGCAGGATCTTGCAGCCCCTTTTGCGTATGACGCAACGTGTTGAGCATATTGCTGATGGCCGGATTGATCAGAATTTTATTACAGACTCCACGGATGAAATCGGCACGTTGGTTAAAGCGTTCAACAAAATGTCCAGTCAGCTTCGGCAAACTACAGTGTCGCGAGACTATTACGACTGCATTGTGGAATCGATGCGTGAAGCGTTAATGATTATCTCCAGTGAAGGTTTGATCAAAAGTGCCAATCAGTCGACCTGTGTTCTTCTCGGCTATACCTGCGATGAACTGGTTGATCAGCCCGTGGAACTCATCCTCCCTGCAGCCTGGCATAAAGGAACCTTTGATATTCACGAATTCAGTAGTCCAACCTTGTTGATCGACAAAAAAGACCGAGGCTGTTTTTTTCTCGTGGCCAAGGATGGAAAGCGGATTTCGGTGTCATTGTCCAGTTCTCCGATGGTAGATGATCAGGGACAGGTGCAATCCTTGATCTGGGTTGCGCAGGACATCAGTCAGCGTCGTGAGATGGAAAAACGTTTGCAACAGGCTTTCGAAGAATCTTGGGCCATGGCGGAAAACCTTGAGGAACAGAACCTTGTCCTGTCCAAAAGTCAGCAGAAACTTGAGGAGGCCTATGCTGAACTCAAAGCGTCGCAGTTGATTATTCTCCAACAGGAGAAGATGGCGTCTGTCGGCCTGCTTGCTGCCGGGATGGCTCATGAAGTTAATAATCCGATTGGTTTTATCAACAGTAACCTGAATTCTTTGAGGAAATATCTGGAAAAGATGTTGACCTACATTCAGGCTATGGAAGAACTTCTGGATCAGTTGCCTGACAGTGATCAAAAAGTGGCTGTGATCCAACTGCGTAAAAAACTCAAACTTGATTTTCTTTTGGATGACAGCCGTCAATTGATTGATGAATCACTTGATGGCACCGAGCGAGTCAGAAAGCTGGTACAAAACCTCAAAACCTTTTCCCGTGCTGATCAGGCGGAAGAGGCCAAGGTTGATCTCAACGAATGCCTGGAAAATACCATCAGCATTATCTGGAATGAGTTGAAATACAAGGTGACCCTGAATCGCGATTATGGTGAATTGCCATTGACTCTGTGCTATGCGCAAAAAATGAATCAGGTTTTTATGAATATTCTTGTTAATGCGGCCCACGCGATTGAGAAACAAGGTGAAATCACCATCAAGACGCGTCATGAGAAGGAGCGGATTCATATCTGGATTACAGATACCGGATGCGGAATTGCAGAAGAGAATCTGAAACGGATTTTCGAACCATTCTTTACCACGAAGGAAGTTGGAAAAGGAACCGGCCTTGGAATGAGCATTGCCTATGAGATCATAGAACAACATCAGGGCAAAATCTCAGTGACAAGTGAGTTGGGTAAAGGAACGACATTTATGATCGATCTGCCTGTCGTAGAATAA
- a CDS encoding substrate-binding domain-containing protein: protein MRLIHPLLSGGLILLFVCNALASTPEEFRRSIYEPPVAIQHQAAKNSPIKIATIYPDQQASDYWRRNLVSMTARLDALKINYRWQHYASRPSDSRQQEQQLSMALAEQPDFLVISIDSPRIRKLLGRILYRGTPKVIIPNQTISNPQWQEHPPLLYTGFDHIEGSRLLANALFERHGDNARYAIMYGTKGRVSELRVQGFHDVAIQRHAPPPVAEYYTDLSPEKIYLATADVLNNNRDLDFIFCITTDIALQVAKAVKDLGSEHVEINGWGGGSDELEALRQGKLAVTVMRMNDDTGVSIAEAIKFVLENRQDEVPARFCGELKLLTSADVSSIDQLKKRAFRYSESQ, encoded by the coding sequence ATGAGATTAATTCATCCCCTGTTGTCAGGGGGGCTGATTCTTTTATTTGTCTGTAACGCCCTGGCTTCGACACCTGAGGAGTTTCGACGGAGCATTTATGAGCCGCCAGTGGCAATTCAACATCAGGCCGCCAAAAACTCTCCGATAAAAATTGCCACCATCTACCCGGATCAACAAGCCTCGGATTATTGGCGGCGCAATCTGGTCAGCATGACGGCACGACTCGATGCCCTTAAGATCAACTATCGCTGGCAGCACTATGCCAGTCGCCCTTCCGATAGTCGCCAGCAAGAGCAACAACTGTCTATGGCCTTGGCCGAGCAACCTGACTTCCTTGTTATCAGCATTGATTCTCCACGCATCAGAAAACTGCTTGGGCGCATTCTCTACCGTGGCACGCCAAAAGTGATCATCCCCAACCAGACCATTAGCAATCCGCAATGGCAAGAACATCCACCATTACTCTACACCGGCTTTGACCACATTGAAGGGTCCCGCCTTTTGGCGAATGCTCTTTTTGAACGCCATGGCGACAATGCCCGTTACGCTATCATGTACGGGACAAAAGGTCGGGTCAGCGAACTTCGTGTTCAGGGATTCCACGATGTTGCGATACAACGTCATGCCCCGCCACCTGTTGCAGAATATTATACCGATCTGTCTCCCGAAAAAATTTATCTGGCGACCGCCGACGTTCTGAACAACAATAGAGACTTGGACTTTATCTTCTGCATCACCACGGACATTGCCCTACAGGTGGCAAAGGCCGTGAAAGACCTTGGCAGCGAGCATGTTGAGATCAACGGCTGGGGTGGAGGAAGTGACGAGCTTGAAGCTCTGAGACAAGGCAAGCTCGCGGTTACCGTCATGCGGATGAATGACGATACCGGTGTTTCTATTGCTGAAGCGATAAAATTTGTTCTGGAAAATCGACAGGATGAGGTTCCGGCCCGTTTCTGTGGAGAACTCAAGTTGCTGACATCTGCAGATGTTTCCTCAATTGACCAGTTGAAAAAAAGGGCTTTCCGCTACTCGGAGTCGCAATGA
- a CDS encoding EAL domain-containing protein, translating into MNLFTLLRPRPLRLTSYLMVIAFSFALVFIVLLSGYSYLDNHKTVSAEIRKNAKHNQRMVESVLEQRLQALDAWLRTASQNVADLYTPTEPLDSHRTITDSLMALYERDPSETLDILLLQLIDGSIIDVSSPFFSSGAIAQTLLNTSNPVHQGNIAECPSTSSVFLYRCEQVTSSRSGQIIGTIYAAMVINDNLTLLRELEEKTTAQSISLTWDDRLLLSNTQETEKTDLAASRPSPKHEGVPYQHDSVFIIDNGLVIDGKTGPLQLSQRMSDDLLTQLNRSIQQRILSVFFVTLLSAGGVVLLFRYLTRRSLHTILDLTETAFRSSEPTRFKSTLVSEFNILGHSIVDLDHQRKESEKQLLLSSSVFDNAVEGIVITNLDGIIEQVNPACEIMSGYRREELIGENPRIFKSSHHDAAFYEKMWQDLTEQGRWEGEVWNRRKNGEVYPLNVSISRCTNASGRATHYVAIFHDISEIKQSEEKLQHQAYHDALTNLPNRKLFHDRLNVAVAHARQHKTKLAVIYLDIDNFKKINDTLGHHYGDKLLQQISERLLRCTRLEDTTARIGGDEFIILMPEIETPHDITVLCRRILKHLEQPHVLSGRDYTINVSMGVTIFPDDASTPEDLVKNADIAMYRVKETGKNGYQMFTQSMQEAIMTRINLESRLGQAFCHNEFVLFYQPQVELESQKIVGAEALIRWQKSDGELIFPNDFIPVAEECGLISKIDDWVLKAACRQANLWREQLGYDIKISVNLSSNQFSKDQNLVRRVERVLQRTGLPPHLLTLEVIENAVMTDTEAAIEIMKQLTDLGVSIAIDDFGTGYSSLSYVKNFPASYLKIDRSFVKDIPKDSDDMAIASSIISLAKNLNMKVIAEGVETEEQMTFLKSQGCQQVQGYFYGRPQDETAFKDQLIRFQSAR; encoded by the coding sequence ATGAATCTGTTTACGCTATTACGCCCGCGCCCATTGCGCCTGACATCTTATCTGATGGTGATTGCGTTTTCATTTGCGCTCGTCTTCATTGTGCTGCTCTCCGGATACAGCTATCTGGATAACCACAAAACAGTCAGTGCTGAAATCCGAAAAAACGCCAAACATAATCAGCGCATGGTGGAGTCCGTCCTAGAGCAACGCCTTCAAGCCCTTGATGCCTGGTTACGAACAGCATCTCAAAACGTGGCAGACCTGTACACGCCAACCGAACCACTGGATAGTCATCGCACGATTACGGACAGTTTGATGGCTCTGTATGAAAGAGATCCCAGTGAAACGTTGGACATTCTTTTGCTGCAGCTAATTGACGGATCGATCATTGATGTCAGTTCGCCGTTTTTTTCTTCAGGGGCCATTGCACAAACCCTGTTGAATACGAGCAATCCGGTTCACCAGGGGAACATTGCGGAATGCCCATCGACATCCTCAGTTTTTCTGTACCGCTGCGAGCAGGTCACCTCGAGCCGTTCCGGTCAAATCATCGGTACGATCTATGCGGCCATGGTGATCAACGACAACCTGACCCTGCTTCGAGAACTTGAGGAAAAGACGACCGCCCAAAGCATCAGTTTGACGTGGGATGACCGCCTGCTTCTCAGCAACACCCAAGAAACTGAAAAAACGGACCTTGCTGCGTCTAGACCATCACCCAAACATGAAGGGGTCCCTTACCAACACGACAGCGTTTTCATCATTGACAACGGTCTTGTTATAGACGGAAAAACAGGTCCTCTGCAACTCTCGCAAAGGATGTCAGACGATCTGTTGACGCAGCTGAACCGCTCGATTCAGCAACGTATTCTTTCCGTATTTTTCGTCACTCTTCTTTCCGCCGGTGGCGTGGTACTGCTTTTCCGCTACCTGACCAGGCGTTCTCTTCATACGATCCTTGACCTGACTGAAACCGCCTTCCGCAGCTCGGAACCAACCCGATTCAAATCGACTCTGGTCTCTGAATTCAATATTCTCGGCCATTCCATTGTTGACCTTGACCATCAACGGAAGGAATCAGAAAAACAGTTACTGCTCTCCTCCAGCGTATTTGACAATGCGGTTGAGGGCATCGTTATCACCAACCTCGACGGCATCATAGAGCAGGTCAACCCGGCCTGTGAGATAATGTCAGGCTACCGGCGAGAAGAACTGATCGGCGAAAATCCCCGCATTTTCAAATCGTCTCATCACGATGCCGCCTTTTACGAAAAAATGTGGCAGGATCTGACAGAACAGGGCCGTTGGGAGGGGGAAGTGTGGAACCGTCGAAAAAACGGCGAAGTTTATCCGCTCAACGTTTCCATTTCGAGATGCACCAACGCATCAGGCCGGGCCACCCATTATGTTGCTATTTTTCACGACATTTCGGAGATCAAACAAAGTGAAGAAAAACTTCAGCACCAAGCCTATCACGATGCCCTGACCAACCTCCCTAACCGTAAACTGTTCCATGACCGGCTCAATGTTGCCGTCGCTCATGCCCGCCAGCACAAGACAAAACTGGCCGTCATCTACCTGGATATCGATAACTTTAAAAAAATCAATGACACCCTCGGGCACCATTATGGTGACAAGCTGTTACAGCAGATCAGTGAACGCCTGCTGCGGTGCACCCGCCTGGAAGACACTACGGCCAGAATCGGCGGAGACGAGTTTATTATTCTGATGCCCGAGATTGAAACGCCCCATGACATCACGGTATTGTGTCGTCGCATTCTCAAACACCTTGAACAGCCCCATGTGCTGTCGGGTCGTGATTACACCATCAACGTCAGTATGGGCGTCACAATTTTTCCTGATGATGCCAGCACACCGGAAGACTTGGTCAAGAATGCGGACATTGCCATGTATCGGGTAAAAGAAACCGGCAAAAACGGCTACCAGATGTTTACCCAGAGTATGCAGGAAGCCATCATGACGCGCATCAATCTCGAATCACGTCTGGGACAAGCGTTTTGCCATAATGAATTTGTTCTGTTCTACCAACCTCAGGTAGAACTGGAAAGCCAAAAGATTGTTGGTGCTGAAGCGTTGATCCGTTGGCAAAAAAGTGACGGAGAACTGATCTTCCCCAATGACTTTATCCCGGTGGCCGAAGAATGCGGCCTGATCAGTAAAATTGACGACTGGGTACTCAAAGCAGCCTGCAGGCAGGCGAATTTGTGGCGGGAACAGCTCGGGTATGACATCAAGATCTCGGTCAACCTGTCGTCTAACCAGTTCAGCAAAGATCAAAACTTGGTCCGACGCGTTGAACGAGTCCTCCAGAGAACGGGGCTGCCGCCCCACCTTCTCACCCTTGAGGTGATTGAAAATGCCGTTATGACGGACACCGAAGCAGCCATAGAGATCATGAAACAACTGACCGATCTGGGTGTTAGCATTGCCATTGACGATTTTGGAACCGGCTATTCTTCACTGAGTTATGTCAAAAACTTTCCGGCCAGCTACCTCAAAATCGATCGCTCATTTGTAAAAGATATTCCTAAGGATTCCGATGATATGGCCATCGCGTCATCCATCATCTCCCTGGCGAAAAACCTGAATATGAAAGTCATCGCTGAAGGGGTGGAGACCGAAGAGCAGATGACATTCCTCAAAAGTCAGGGCTGTCAGCAGGTCCAGGGCTACTTTTATGGTCGTCCTCAAGACGAAACCGCGTTTAAAGACCAGTTGATCCGCTTCCAATCTGCGCGGTAA
- a CDS encoding multiheme c-type cytochrome: protein MNSLSQVRYAILLFLALLFFAAPTWAEQTLISDNTQECLGCHSMVTPGIVADWQKSGHSHTSPKQAMELPVINRRISTDKISDTLNSVVIGCAECHTMNSDRHEKDRFEHNGFVIHTVVSPSDCATCHPVEVEDFSHNLMSQAYGNLMDNPVYQIMVNNTNGLATFDNGTFHHAGADEISNADSCLSCHGTVVEVTGKATRETDMGDMEFPTLSNWPNAGVGRINPDGSKGACASCHMRHQFSIEVARKPYTCAECHKGPDVPAYKVYSVSVHGNIQKSVDKYWDYKAVPWTVGKDFTAPTCAACHVSELVNSEGEVLAKRSHRMTDRLPWRIFGLPYAHPHPIHADTTGIVNKAGLTLPTELTGELVSSALISPEEMSVRTDNMKKVCSGCHSEQWVEGHFSRLDRSIETSNHMTLQATKILSTAWQEGLAQGLPQGANPFDEALEMKWIEQWLFYGNSVRFATAMGGVDYGVFADGRWTQARNLQEMGDYLKFLRAGQKSEKNE from the coding sequence ATGAATTCTCTGTCACAAGTGCGTTATGCAATCCTACTTTTTCTTGCACTACTGTTTTTCGCTGCGCCAACATGGGCGGAACAAACACTCATCAGTGACAACACGCAGGAATGCCTTGGTTGTCACAGCATGGTCACACCAGGCATTGTTGCCGACTGGCAAAAGAGTGGTCACTCCCACACCAGCCCCAAGCAGGCCATGGAACTGCCTGTCATCAACCGGCGAATCTCAACAGACAAAATTTCCGACACCTTGAATAGCGTTGTTATCGGTTGTGCCGAATGTCACACCATGAATTCGGACCGTCACGAAAAAGATCGATTTGAACACAACGGATTTGTCATTCACACTGTCGTTTCACCGAGCGACTGTGCCACGTGTCATCCGGTTGAAGTTGAGGACTTTTCCCATAACCTGATGTCACAGGCCTACGGCAACCTGATGGACAATCCGGTCTACCAAATCATGGTGAATAACACCAATGGGTTGGCAACATTCGATAACGGCACCTTCCATCATGCCGGTGCCGACGAGATCAGCAATGCTGATTCGTGTCTGTCATGCCATGGCACTGTCGTTGAAGTGACCGGAAAAGCGACACGGGAAACCGACATGGGTGACATGGAGTTTCCAACATTAAGCAACTGGCCCAATGCTGGTGTGGGCCGAATCAACCCTGACGGCAGTAAAGGCGCTTGTGCCTCTTGTCATATGCGTCATCAGTTTTCCATTGAAGTGGCTCGAAAACCTTATACCTGTGCCGAATGCCATAAAGGGCCCGACGTTCCCGCCTATAAAGTCTATTCTGTCAGCGTCCACGGCAACATTCAGAAATCCGTAGACAAATACTGGGACTATAAAGCGGTACCCTGGACGGTCGGAAAAGATTTTACCGCGCCGACCTGCGCCGCCTGCCATGTCAGTGAACTGGTCAACAGTGAAGGCGAGGTGCTGGCAAAACGCTCTCACCGCATGACGGACCGCTTGCCTTGGCGTATTTTTGGTCTGCCATATGCCCATCCGCACCCCATCCACGCCGACACGACGGGCATCGTGAACAAAGCAGGCCTCACCCTGCCGACGGAACTCACCGGAGAATTGGTGTCTTCTGCTTTGATCTCTCCGGAAGAAATGTCAGTGCGGACAGACAACATGAAAAAAGTCTGTTCAGGGTGCCATTCAGAGCAATGGGTTGAAGGCCATTTTTCACGACTCGACCGTTCAATTGAAACGTCGAACCATATGACACTCCAGGCGACAAAAATACTCAGTACGGCCTGGCAAGAAGGTTTGGCTCAGGGCCTGCCTCAGGGCGCCAATCCGTTTGACGAAGCGCTGGAAATGAAGTGGATCGAACAATGGTTGTTCTACGGCAATTCAGTCCGCTTTGCCACGGCCATGGGTGGTGTCGACTATGGTGTTTTTGCCGATGGGCGATGGACTCAGGCACGCAACCTTCAAGAAATGGGAGATTATTTGAAATTCTTGCGGGCTGGGCAAAAAAGCGAAAAAAATGAATAA